A portion of the Thiohalomonas denitrificans genome contains these proteins:
- a CDS encoding universal stress protein, whose product MKPITDILIPLDGSRRALEGLSVAIWLGARLGARLHIINAGPRCPVDEALVQLGVDEHQRLQLEIHQIEEPAADAILSAVERYRIGLVIMTAFGEGGPSDGSQAVGHVTREVIERAAVPVLVLPPNYEPAFPWRSTLVPLSGEATTDESLTTALQLAHRLDLNVAIAHVAGPAGSGESAMPGRYVDQVHHEFAQMLNQLVASACPMCSVEERARIEAFHLTQGDVGDELIRLVEEKGVGLLVLGWHGRFMIGHAQVLKRLMGQVRCPILLVKPAPKPRFRLKVGEEFE is encoded by the coding sequence ATGAAGCCGATCACCGACATCCTGATCCCCCTCGATGGTTCGCGCAGGGCGCTCGAAGGCCTCAGCGTTGCCATCTGGCTCGGCGCGCGTCTCGGCGCCAGATTGCACATCATCAACGCCGGTCCGCGCTGCCCGGTCGATGAGGCGCTGGTCCAGCTCGGCGTGGACGAGCACCAGCGGCTGCAGTTGGAGATTCACCAGATCGAGGAACCGGCAGCCGACGCGATCCTTTCTGCAGTCGAACGTTATCGGATCGGCCTGGTGATCATGACCGCCTTCGGCGAGGGCGGCCCGTCGGATGGCTCCCAGGCGGTCGGGCATGTCACCCGTGAGGTCATCGAGCGAGCAGCGGTCCCGGTCCTGGTCCTCCCACCCAATTACGAACCGGCGTTTCCCTGGCGCTCGACGCTGGTGCCCCTGAGTGGTGAGGCGACCACCGACGAATCCCTGACCACGGCCCTGCAACTCGCCCACCGGCTCGATCTCAACGTGGCCATTGCCCATGTCGCAGGCCCGGCCGGATCCGGGGAGAGCGCGATGCCGGGACGTTACGTCGACCAGGTGCACCACGAGTTCGCCCAGATGCTCAACCAGCTTGTGGCCAGCGCCTGTCCCATGTGTTCCGTCGAAGAGCGGGCCCGCATCGAAGCCTTTCACCTCACCCAGGGTGATGTCGGCGACGAATTGATTCGGTTGGTGGAAGAGAAGGGCGTGGGCCTGCTGGTGCTCGGCTGGCATGGCCGGTTCATGATCGGGCATGCCCAGGTCCTCAAGCGGCTTATGGGGCAGGTCCGCTGCCCGATACTGCTGGTGAAGCCGGCGCCCAAGCCCCGCTTCCGGCTTAAGGTGGGGGAGGAGTTCGAGTGA
- a CDS encoding SHOCT domain-containing protein, whose amino-acid sequence MWGWDHMNGYGGWGFGWIFMILFWVLIIVAILAVVRWLSGGVAGGSGDKSALRILEERYARGEIGEDEFRRKKKDLSS is encoded by the coding sequence ATGTGGGGTTGGGATCACATGAATGGATACGGTGGGTGGGGATTCGGCTGGATATTCATGATCCTGTTTTGGGTGCTCATTATCGTCGCTATCCTCGCCGTCGTCCGTTGGCTGTCGGGGGGTGTCGCGGGAGGATCCGGAGATAAGTCGGCTCTCAGAATTCTGGAAGAGCGCTACGCGCGCGGCGAAATTGGTGAGGACGAGTTTCGCCGGAAAAAGAAGGATCTCTCATCCTGA
- a CDS encoding HlyD family secretion protein, which produces MFRQRIWLWTLLALVALGAGSYLLFILLRPEPLPPGILYGNGYIEVTEVEVSAEVTGRIEESGLVEGQRVEKGDLLVRIRSADIRANLGEARAQVEATRAAMEALRQQLATARHHLGTAESEVARYRELRGQGIVTPEQLDQVQNRFEEARGQVRSLEAQIRESEARLEAARRRVEGLELQLQKTEIHAPISGSVLTRATEAGELAAPGRLVAVLGDLARPELRVFIPEGDIAKVKLGEPARVRVDAFPRRYFPARVVRIDQQAQFTPRDIHVPEERVRMVFGVTLALENPEGLLKPGMPADAWIRWQQDAAWPERLTVPE; this is translated from the coding sequence ATGTTTCGGCAACGGATATGGCTGTGGACGCTGCTTGCCTTGGTGGCCCTCGGGGCGGGGTCGTACCTGCTGTTCATTCTGTTGCGGCCGGAGCCGCTTCCGCCCGGGATTCTCTACGGCAACGGCTATATCGAAGTCACCGAAGTGGAGGTGAGTGCCGAAGTCACGGGGCGCATCGAGGAGAGCGGCCTGGTGGAAGGGCAACGTGTCGAGAAGGGTGATCTGCTGGTACGGATTCGAAGCGCCGACATTCGAGCCAACCTGGGGGAGGCGCGTGCTCAGGTGGAGGCGACCCGCGCGGCCATGGAGGCTCTCCGGCAGCAGTTGGCCACGGCCCGGCACCATCTGGGGACGGCGGAGTCGGAGGTCGCGCGGTATCGCGAGCTGCGGGGCCAGGGAATCGTGACCCCGGAACAGCTGGATCAGGTGCAGAACCGGTTCGAGGAGGCCCGAGGCCAGGTGCGGTCGCTGGAGGCGCAAATCCGCGAAAGCGAGGCCCGGCTGGAGGCGGCTCGCCGGCGGGTGGAGGGGCTGGAACTCCAACTGCAGAAGACCGAAATCCACGCCCCGATCAGCGGCAGCGTGCTCACCCGCGCCACTGAGGCGGGCGAACTGGCCGCCCCGGGCCGGCTGGTGGCGGTGCTCGGGGACCTCGCCCGGCCCGAACTGCGGGTATTCATCCCCGAGGGGGATATCGCCAAGGTGAAGCTGGGGGAACCGGCCCGGGTGCGGGTGGACGCCTTTCCCCGGCGCTACTTCCCGGCACGGGTGGTGCGCATCGACCAGCAGGCCCAGTTCACGCCCCGGGATATCCACGTACCGGAAGAGCGGGTGCGCATGGTCTTCGGCGTGACGCTGGCCCTGGAGAATCCCGAGGGCCTGCTCAAGCCCGGCATGCCAGCGGACGCCTGGATTCGCTGGCAACAGGACGCGGCCTGGCCCGAGCGCCTGACGGTGCCGGAGTGA
- a CDS encoding ATP-binding cassette domain-containing protein yields MIGVASAAAIHAEGLGRRFGRQSAIENIDLTIARGEVLGIVGPDGAGKTTLMQLFAAILDPSAGRCTVLGRDSVREAAAINAEVGYLSQGFTLYDRLTVEENLTFAARIRDVSPAAYRDRRGALLAMADLEPFTGRRAGQLSGGMAKKLSLCTSLIHEPPLLLLDELSLGVDPISRRELWKLLYRFRESGTTVVLTTAYMDEALQCDRIALLQEGRARQSGTPGSLLGELQGRVFKLATGRPGDALALLASAPEVQRTHPTASAIRILTHPGRSLGAETVASLEAMGKVTPAVPTLEDVFVAGRGEAPAPRPPFDLPAPSGISRPAVETVGVTVRFGAFTAVDGVSLRVEPGEVVGLLGPNGAGKTTLMRVLCALQPVSAGQARVAGLDVTEAPYALRQRIGYVSQRFSLYPELTTAENLAFFASAYGLFGRARREAVAWAAGQTGLTGREGALTASLSGAQRQRLALACAILHRPPLLFLDEPTSGVDPLARQRFWSLILALARSGMAVLVSTHYLEEANYCHKLALMHQGALVAYGSIPDLRAALAMPADAPVEALFVAYIQRVGKGAA; encoded by the coding sequence GTGATCGGGGTGGCCTCCGCTGCAGCCATTCACGCGGAGGGACTGGGCCGGCGGTTTGGCCGCCAGAGCGCCATCGAGAATATCGACCTGACCATCGCCCGGGGCGAGGTGTTGGGGATCGTGGGTCCCGATGGGGCCGGCAAGACCACCCTGATGCAGCTCTTCGCCGCCATTCTGGATCCCAGCGCCGGCCGCTGCACGGTGCTCGGGCGTGACAGCGTGCGGGAGGCGGCCGCCATCAATGCCGAAGTGGGCTATCTCTCCCAGGGCTTTACTCTCTACGACCGGCTCACGGTGGAGGAGAACCTGACCTTTGCCGCCCGCATCCGGGACGTCTCCCCGGCCGCCTATCGCGACCGCCGCGGGGCGCTGCTGGCCATGGCGGACCTGGAGCCCTTCACCGGCCGGCGGGCCGGGCAGCTCTCCGGCGGCATGGCCAAGAAGCTCTCGCTCTGCACTTCCCTCATCCATGAACCGCCGCTGCTGCTGCTTGATGAGCTGAGCCTGGGGGTCGATCCCATCTCGCGCCGGGAGCTGTGGAAACTGTTGTACCGGTTTAGGGAGAGCGGGACCACTGTGGTGCTGACCACCGCCTACATGGACGAGGCCCTGCAGTGCGATCGCATCGCCCTGCTTCAGGAGGGTCGGGCGAGGCAATCCGGGACACCGGGGTCGCTCCTTGGCGAGCTACAGGGGCGGGTGTTCAAGCTGGCGACCGGGCGACCGGGCGACGCGCTGGCGCTCCTGGCGTCGGCGCCGGAGGTGCAACGGACCCATCCGACCGCCTCGGCGATTCGCATCCTGACCCATCCGGGCCGGTCACTGGGCGCGGAGACGGTGGCGAGCCTGGAAGCGATGGGGAAGGTGACGCCCGCCGTGCCGACGCTGGAGGATGTCTTCGTGGCGGGGCGGGGCGAGGCGCCGGCACCCCGGCCGCCGTTCGACCTGCCGGCGCCCTCGGGCATTTCCCGGCCGGCGGTGGAAACGGTCGGCGTCACCGTCCGCTTTGGGGCCTTTACGGCGGTCGACGGCGTGTCGCTTCGTGTCGAACCCGGTGAGGTGGTGGGGCTGCTCGGGCCCAATGGCGCAGGCAAGACCACGCTCATGCGGGTGTTGTGCGCGCTGCAGCCCGTCAGCGCGGGGCAAGCCCGGGTGGCGGGCCTGGACGTGACCGAGGCGCCGTATGCACTTCGCCAGCGTATCGGATACGTCTCCCAGCGGTTTTCGCTCTACCCGGAACTCACCACTGCGGAGAACCTCGCCTTCTTTGCCAGCGCCTACGGGTTGTTTGGCCGGGCCCGGCGCGAGGCGGTGGCCTGGGCGGCGGGGCAGACCGGGCTGACCGGCCGGGAGGGGGCCCTGACGGCGTCGCTTTCCGGGGCGCAGCGGCAGCGGCTGGCCCTGGCCTGCGCCATCCTCCACCGGCCGCCGCTGCTGTTCCTGGACGAGCCCACCTCCGGCGTCGACCCCCTTGCCCGGCAGCGCTTCTGGTCGCTCATCCTGGCGCTGGCGCGAAGCGGCATGGCGGTGCTGGTATCGACCCACTACCTGGAGGAGGCGAACTACTGCCACAAGCTGGCCCTGATGCATCAAGGGGCGCTGGTGGCCTACGGTAGCATCCCGGATCTGCGGGCCGCGCTCGCGATGCCCGCCGACGCCCCGGTGGAGGCGCTGTTTGTCGCCTATATCCAACGGGTCGGGAAGGGCGCGGCATGA
- a CDS encoding ABC transporter permease produces MKGHRIGAVITKERHEILRDPVALLVALLLPMVLLFLFGYAISLDVKNVDMGVLDRDRSAASRSLVESFTASGYFRLERRFAGDRDLNRALQSGEVRLALVIPPDFRRRLTRQAPAEVQVLVDGTYSATALVVANYAQSILAAFGATPSPRTVRAEMRVWYNPSLRSVNTIVPGLYAVILMAFPPLLTTLAIVREKERGTVQQIYASPLTSAEFIIGKLIPYGLIAFLQIGLVMLAGYFWFRVPLEGAASFLLATALIYVFCTVGIGLLISTVTRTQLSAVLLALIFTLMPSFLFSGFLFPIFTMPYVFELYTALFPARYFVVLSRGVSLKGAGIGVLWFNTALLAAYTLAVFALAAWRLKKKVA; encoded by the coding sequence ATGAAGGGCCATCGGATCGGGGCGGTGATCACCAAAGAGCGGCATGAAATCCTCCGCGACCCGGTGGCGTTGCTGGTGGCCCTGCTGCTGCCCATGGTGCTGCTGTTTCTGTTTGGTTACGCGATTTCGCTCGACGTAAAGAATGTCGACATGGGCGTTCTGGATCGCGACCGTTCCGCCGCCAGCCGTTCGCTGGTCGAGAGCTTCACCGCCAGCGGCTACTTCCGGCTGGAGCGCCGCTTCGCCGGCGACCGCGACCTGAACCGGGCCCTGCAAAGCGGCGAGGTGCGACTGGCCCTGGTGATCCCCCCGGACTTCCGGCGCCGACTGACGCGGCAGGCACCCGCCGAAGTACAGGTGCTGGTAGACGGCACCTATTCGGCCACGGCGCTGGTGGTGGCCAATTACGCCCAAAGCATCCTCGCCGCCTTCGGCGCGACGCCGTCGCCCCGTACCGTCCGTGCCGAGATGCGGGTCTGGTACAACCCATCGCTGCGCAGCGTGAACACCATTGTTCCCGGGCTTTATGCGGTAATCCTGATGGCGTTCCCGCCGCTGCTGACCACGCTGGCCATTGTGCGCGAGAAGGAGCGGGGAACGGTCCAGCAGATCTATGCCTCGCCCCTGACCTCGGCCGAGTTCATCATCGGCAAGCTGATCCCGTACGGCCTGATCGCCTTCCTCCAGATCGGCCTGGTGATGCTGGCCGGCTACTTCTGGTTCCGGGTGCCGCTGGAGGGGGCGGCGAGCTTCCTGCTGGCCACGGCACTGATCTACGTCTTCTGTACCGTCGGCATCGGCCTGCTGATCTCCACGGTGACCCGCACCCAACTCTCCGCTGTGCTGCTGGCGCTCATTTTCACGCTGATGCCGTCGTTTCTCTTCTCGGGATTCCTTTTTCCCATCTTCACCATGCCCTATGTGTTTGAACTCTACACTGCGCTGTTCCCGGCCCGGTACTTCGTGGTGCTCTCCCGGGGCGTGAGCCTCAAGGGCGCGGGCATCGGCGTGTTGTGGTTCAACACGGCACTGCTGGCGGCCTACACGCTGGCGGTCTTCGCCCTGGCGGCATGGCGCCTGAAAAAGAAGGTGGCCTGA
- a CDS encoding ABC transporter permease, which yields MRFASLLLKELIQFFRDRVILLLILWLYTAEVIICAFALSFDVKDLPLAVLDLDRTVVSRTLIQQFTSTEAFRPVGRPRSMATVGDWLESGRAHIVLIVPKGFGADIRRNTASNVQILLDGSNSNVAATARGYAERIIHAFQNRVTQGAAPPMQVTPVLRIWYNPRQSFTPFVVLSMIALAALMVGVIHPAASIVREKEVGTIEQLRVTPIRTSELFVAKTLPTLLMGLLSIFPSLLIVRGFDVPLRGSLFLFMALSALFLVSAIGIGVLVATICKTLQQALLLSFFGLVPLMFLSGTLVPVESMPEPLQVLSLASPLRHYMTITLGIFLKGADMTVLWPETLALAVIGACLFGAAAVIFRVQSGVPRR from the coding sequence ATGCGTTTTGCGAGCCTGCTGCTCAAGGAGTTGATCCAGTTCTTTCGCGACCGGGTGATCCTGCTGCTCATCCTCTGGCTCTACACGGCCGAGGTGATCATCTGCGCCTTCGCGCTCTCCTTTGACGTCAAAGACCTGCCTCTCGCGGTGCTCGACCTCGATCGCACGGTGGTGAGCCGTACGCTCATTCAGCAGTTCACCTCCACGGAGGCGTTTCGTCCCGTCGGGCGGCCGCGGAGCATGGCGACCGTCGGCGACTGGCTCGAATCGGGGCGCGCCCACATCGTGTTGATCGTCCCCAAGGGTTTCGGTGCCGACATCCGGCGCAATACGGCGAGCAACGTTCAGATTTTACTGGACGGCTCCAACTCCAACGTGGCGGCTACCGCCAGGGGCTATGCCGAGCGCATTATCCATGCCTTTCAGAATCGGGTAACCCAGGGGGCAGCGCCGCCCATGCAGGTGACCCCGGTTCTTCGCATCTGGTACAACCCGCGCCAGAGCTTCACGCCGTTCGTGGTGCTCTCCATGATCGCGCTGGCCGCGCTGATGGTGGGGGTGATCCACCCGGCCGCCTCGATCGTGCGGGAGAAGGAGGTGGGCACCATCGAACAGCTCCGGGTGACGCCAATCCGCACCAGTGAGCTGTTCGTCGCCAAGACCCTGCCTACCCTCCTTATGGGGCTGCTGTCGATCTTTCCCAGCTTGCTCATCGTCCGCGGGTTCGACGTGCCGCTCCGTGGCAGTCTGTTCCTGTTCATGGCCCTGAGCGCGCTGTTTCTCGTCAGCGCCATCGGGATCGGCGTGCTGGTAGCGACCATCTGCAAGACCCTGCAGCAGGCGTTGCTGCTCTCTTTTTTCGGACTGGTGCCGCTGATGTTTCTGTCGGGGACGCTGGTTCCGGTGGAAAGCATGCCCGAACCCTTGCAGGTGCTGTCGCTGGCCAGCCCCTTGCGTCACTACATGACCATCACCCTCGGTATCTTTCTCAAGGGCGCCGACATGACCGTGCTTTGGCCTGAAACCCTGGCGCTGGCGGTGATCGGTGCCTGCCTGTTCGGCGCCGCCGCCGTCATCTTCCGCGTGCAGTCCGGCGTCCCGCGGCGTTGA
- a CDS encoding multicopper oxidase family protein produces the protein MSRSEMVDHPKAGFSRRRLLQAGVAGALGLGLQRLPGAEPSQAQETKSFRQVQLVAREGEIEPAPGQVSRTWIYNDAFPGPEIRLKEGERLRATVENLLPSGTTIHWHGIPVPNPMDGVPGLTQEPVAPGARFEYAFRAAPAGSYLYHSHVHLQLDRGLHGPLVVEETTPHVTYDRESNLILDDYLPEAPLPLELLAERQQGNGRGGMMGPGMMGRGMGPGMMGPGMMMGGFLVPPYAGLLINGRLPSAPAEFAIRRGERLRLRLFNPASATTFRVAVGGHRLTVTHADGRPVEPVTVDALFISMGERYDVLIEGGRPGLWPIVAATVEGNSPPAVALLRYAGVRGNTPEGFPPVAGRVLRLADLRALSPLPPGSPDRVFDLVLSGRSASEWTINGEIWPDAEPLQIGAGERIRFRLFNRSFMLHPMHLHGHFFQVGAAVKDTVIVPPHMGRIEFDFIADNPGRWLFHCHNLYHLEAGMAREVRYI, from the coding sequence GTGAGTCGTAGCGAAATGGTGGATCATCCCAAAGCCGGGTTCAGCCGGCGTAGGCTGTTGCAGGCTGGAGTCGCAGGGGCACTCGGACTGGGGCTTCAGCGGCTGCCAGGGGCTGAACCGAGCCAGGCGCAGGAAACGAAATCCTTCCGGCAAGTGCAACTGGTGGCCCGAGAAGGTGAAATCGAGCCGGCCCCCGGGCAGGTCTCGCGAACCTGGATTTACAACGACGCTTTTCCCGGGCCCGAGATCCGTCTCAAGGAGGGAGAGCGGCTTCGTGCCACGGTCGAGAACCTTCTGCCTTCCGGAACCACCATCCACTGGCACGGTATTCCGGTTCCGAACCCCATGGATGGCGTGCCGGGGTTAACACAAGAGCCTGTCGCACCGGGCGCGCGTTTCGAGTACGCCTTTCGGGCCGCACCGGCCGGCAGCTATCTCTATCACTCTCACGTCCACCTGCAATTGGATCGCGGACTGCACGGTCCCTTGGTGGTAGAGGAGACCACTCCACATGTCACTTACGATCGGGAGTCCAATCTGATCCTCGACGACTATCTGCCCGAGGCACCGCTCCCTTTAGAGCTCCTGGCGGAGCGTCAGCAGGGAAATGGTCGCGGGGGCATGATGGGACCCGGGATGATGGGGCGGGGCATGGGACCCGGGATGATGGGACCGGGAATGATGATGGGTGGGTTCCTGGTCCCTCCCTATGCCGGTTTGCTCATTAACGGCCGCCTGCCTTCCGCCCCCGCCGAGTTCGCTATTCGCCGCGGCGAACGACTGCGGTTGCGGCTGTTCAATCCCGCCTCTGCAACCACATTCAGGGTTGCCGTCGGAGGGCATCGGCTTACGGTCACGCACGCCGACGGCCGCCCCGTGGAGCCGGTGACTGTCGATGCATTGTTTATCAGCATGGGTGAGCGCTATGACGTGCTCATCGAGGGCGGGCGGCCGGGCCTTTGGCCGATTGTGGCGGCCACCGTTGAGGGGAACAGCCCCCCGGCAGTGGCGCTGCTGCGCTATGCGGGGGTGCGTGGTAACACGCCGGAGGGCTTCCCGCCCGTCGCGGGGCGCGTGCTGCGACTGGCCGACCTGCGCGCGCTGTCGCCCCTGCCGCCGGGCAGCCCGGACCGTGTTTTCGACCTGGTACTGTCGGGACGGTCGGCGAGCGAGTGGACCATCAACGGTGAAATCTGGCCCGACGCTGAACCGCTGCAGATAGGTGCCGGGGAGCGGATCAGATTCCGCCTTTTCAATCGCAGCTTCATGCTCCATCCGATGCACCTGCATGGTCACTTCTTCCAGGTCGGGGCGGCAGTGAAAGACACCGTTATCGTTCCCCCGCACATGGGTCGAATCGAATTCGACTTCATCGCCGATAATCCGGGCCGGTGGCTCTTCCACTGCCACAACCTCTATCACCTCGAAGCCGGAATGGCCCGGGAGGTTCGCTACATTTGA
- the katG gene encoding catalase/peroxidase HPI, translating into MKEARNVASEAQCPVMQTRRSLTNRDWWPNQVDLDILHQHSPASNPLGTDFDYAEAFRKLDLKSVKEDLYKVMNDSQPWWPADYGHYGPFIIRMAWHSAGTYRIADGRGGGSSGAQRFAPLNSWPDNANLDKARRLLWPVKQKYGKQISWADLMILAGNCALESMGFKTFGFGGGRYDIWEPQKDIYWGTEEEWLGDRRYSEGRALETPLAAVQMGLIYVNPEGPNGIPDPAAAAIDVRETFARMAMTDYETVALIAGGHTFGKCHGAGDPALIGSPPEGEDVAAQGFGWTSRHGSGVGGHAITSGLEGPWTPTPIKWDMSFFDMLFDYEYELVKSPAGAWQWTPKEAPESGQAPAADDPSKKVSTIMLTTDLALKVDPAYEKIARRFHQNPDEFADAFARAWFKLTHRDMGPKSRYIGPEVPDEDLIWQDPIPPVDHELVDVSDVAELKKSVLATGLPVADLVYVAWSSAATYRNSDKRGGANGARIRLAPQKDWEVNEAERLEKVLKALEQVRADFNDQQTGGKKVSLADLIVLAGSAAVEKAAGDAGFDVSVPFTPGRMDASQEQTDVDSFMPLEPRADGFRNYVHADMTVPVEQILVDRAQLLALSAPEMTVLVGGLRVLDANYAGAAHGVFTDRPGQLSNDFFVNLLDMCTAWKAAPDNEHLFEGHDRASGQTRWTASRVDLVFGANSQLRALCEVYAQNDSREKFVNDFVAAWTKVMNLDRFDLDRAG; encoded by the coding sequence ATGAAGGAGGCCCGAAACGTGGCTAGCGAAGCTCAATGCCCTGTTATGCAGACCCGCCGTAGCCTGACCAATCGCGACTGGTGGCCGAACCAGGTTGACTTGGACATCCTTCACCAGCACAGCCCGGCATCCAATCCGCTTGGGACCGATTTCGACTACGCCGAAGCGTTCCGCAAGCTCGACCTGAAGTCGGTAAAGGAAGACCTCTACAAGGTAATGAATGACTCCCAGCCTTGGTGGCCGGCCGACTACGGCCATTACGGGCCGTTCATCATCCGCATGGCTTGGCATAGTGCCGGTACCTACCGTATCGCCGACGGACGCGGTGGCGGTTCCTCGGGTGCGCAGCGGTTCGCGCCGCTCAACAGCTGGCCGGACAACGCCAACCTCGACAAGGCGCGCCGCCTGCTCTGGCCGGTCAAGCAGAAGTATGGCAAACAGATCTCCTGGGCCGATCTGATGATCCTTGCGGGCAATTGTGCCTTGGAGTCGATGGGCTTCAAGACTTTTGGGTTCGGCGGCGGCCGATACGACATCTGGGAACCGCAGAAGGACATCTATTGGGGCACCGAAGAGGAGTGGCTCGGCGATCGGCGCTACAGCGAGGGCCGTGCCCTGGAGACCCCCCTCGCTGCCGTGCAGATGGGCCTGATCTACGTCAATCCCGAGGGGCCCAATGGCATACCGGATCCGGCCGCGGCCGCGATCGATGTTCGTGAAACCTTCGCCCGTATGGCGATGACCGACTACGAGACCGTCGCCCTGATCGCCGGCGGCCACACCTTCGGCAAGTGCCACGGTGCCGGCGATCCGGCGCTGATTGGCTCGCCACCGGAAGGCGAGGACGTTGCCGCCCAGGGCTTCGGCTGGACCAGCCGTCACGGCAGCGGCGTGGGTGGACACGCCATCACCAGCGGCCTGGAAGGCCCGTGGACCCCCACGCCGATCAAATGGGACATGAGCTTCTTCGATATGCTCTTCGACTATGAGTACGAGCTGGTCAAGAGTCCTGCCGGCGCTTGGCAGTGGACCCCCAAAGAAGCACCCGAGAGCGGCCAGGCCCCGGCCGCCGATGATCCATCGAAGAAAGTCTCGACCATCATGTTGACGACCGACCTTGCGCTCAAGGTCGACCCGGCATACGAAAAGATCGCGCGCCGCTTCCATCAGAATCCGGACGAGTTTGCCGATGCGTTCGCCCGCGCCTGGTTCAAGCTGACCCATCGCGACATGGGTCCCAAGTCGCGCTATATCGGCCCGGAGGTACCCGACGAGGATCTGATCTGGCAGGACCCGATTCCTCCCGTCGATCACGAACTGGTCGACGTGTCCGACGTCGCCGAGCTCAAGAAGAGCGTTCTCGCCACCGGACTGCCGGTGGCGGATCTCGTCTACGTCGCCTGGTCATCGGCGGCGACCTATCGGAATAGCGACAAGCGCGGCGGCGCCAACGGGGCGCGCATCCGGCTCGCACCCCAGAAGGACTGGGAGGTGAATGAAGCGGAGAGGCTGGAAAAGGTGCTGAAGGCGCTCGAGCAGGTCCGGGCCGACTTCAACGACCAGCAGACCGGCGGCAAAAAGGTCTCGCTTGCCGACCTGATCGTGCTTGCCGGTTCCGCAGCCGTCGAGAAGGCGGCCGGGGACGCCGGCTTTGATGTGAGCGTGCCGTTTACCCCGGGCCGTATGGATGCCTCCCAGGAGCAGACGGATGTGGACTCGTTCATGCCGCTCGAGCCGCGCGCGGATGGCTTTCGTAACTATGTGCATGCGGACATGACCGTGCCGGTCGAACAGATTCTTGTGGACCGTGCCCAACTGCTGGCGCTTTCCGCCCCGGAAATGACGGTGCTGGTCGGCGGCCTGCGGGTACTGGATGCCAACTATGCCGGTGCCGCACATGGCGTGTTCACCGACCGCCCCGGACAGCTCTCCAACGATTTTTTCGTCAACCTGCTCGACATGTGTACGGCGTGGAAGGCTGCGCCGGACAACGAACATCTGTTCGAGGGCCACGATCGCGCGAGCGGCCAGACCAGGTGGACCGCCAGCCGGGTCGACCTTGTGTTCGGGGCGAACTCCCAGCTGCGCGCTCTTTGCGAGGTCTACGCACAGAACGATTCCAGGGAAAAGTTCGTCAACGACTTCGTCGCGGCCTGGACGAAGGTGATGAACCTGGATCGCTTCGATCTTGACCGAGCAGGATGA